From one Pseudomonas sp. B21-048 genomic stretch:
- a CDS encoding FTR1 family protein: MTGSSRFLAWLLLPMIALCGFNALAETTEGAPKALHLLDYIGADYPATVEAGKVIDESEYREQQEFLKVLQGLIADLPAKPERAELEQGVSSLRAAIAARKDGADVARQARQLGAKLAVTYEVSQAPVITPDPTRGAPLYAQQCSVCHGDAGAGDGPAGVGMTPPPANLRDAVRLDRLSLYAIYNTLGMGVEGTDMPAFADQLDDRQRWDLATYIASFSADPATATSEKTYNIADLARQTPAEVQAAEGPQAAATFRAQRAQPPQVKRGPGQLLDYTAATLDKSISAYRAGDHDQAYDLSVAAYLEGFELVESSLDNVDANVRKDTEKSLMAYRQSLQDGLPVAQAEQRLETVKAKLKESAGLLGSDGLSWSLSYISGLLILLREGLEAILVLAAILAFLRNTGQQSAVRSVNIGWGLALLAGLATWAVAAYVIDVSGAQRELLEGATALFASVMVLWLGVWMHDRRHAAAWQDYIKSSLVSGGGRFGFAILAFFSVYRELFEVILFYETLWLQAGPAGHNAVMAGGATALVLLIGLAWVILRGSAKLPLALFFGINAGLLCALSVVFAGHGVKALQEAGVFGTRPVPFFDFDWLGIHADAYSLSAQAVAIIAIIVLYSRSRMAEKRRVSVS; the protein is encoded by the coding sequence ATGACTGGCTCCTCTCGTTTTCTGGCGTGGCTCCTGCTGCCGATGATCGCGCTCTGCGGCTTCAATGCGCTGGCCGAAACCACAGAAGGTGCGCCCAAGGCCCTGCATTTGCTCGATTACATTGGCGCCGATTACCCGGCGACGGTCGAGGCGGGCAAAGTCATCGATGAGTCTGAATACCGCGAGCAGCAGGAATTCTTGAAGGTGTTGCAAGGTTTGATCGCCGATTTACCGGCCAAACCCGAGCGCGCAGAACTGGAACAGGGGGTCAGCAGCCTTCGCGCTGCGATCGCCGCACGCAAGGACGGCGCGGATGTTGCCCGTCAGGCGCGGCAACTGGGGGCAAAACTGGCAGTGACCTACGAGGTCAGCCAGGCCCCGGTCATCACCCCGGACCCGACCCGCGGCGCACCGCTGTATGCCCAGCAATGCTCGGTGTGTCATGGCGACGCGGGCGCCGGTGATGGCCCGGCAGGCGTCGGCATGACGCCGCCGCCGGCCAATCTGCGCGATGCCGTGCGACTGGACCGTCTGAGCCTCTACGCGATCTACAACACACTGGGCATGGGCGTCGAAGGCACCGACATGCCGGCTTTCGCCGATCAGCTGGATGATCGCCAGCGTTGGGACCTGGCGACCTACATCGCCAGCTTCAGCGCCGATCCGGCCACGGCAACGTCCGAGAAAACCTACAACATCGCCGACCTGGCGCGTCAGACACCCGCCGAAGTGCAGGCCGCCGAAGGTCCGCAAGCCGCCGCGACCTTCCGCGCGCAACGAGCGCAACCGCCGCAGGTCAAGCGTGGCCCGGGGCAGTTGCTGGATTACACCGCAGCCACCTTGGACAAAAGCATCTCAGCCTACCGCGCCGGCGATCACGATCAGGCCTACGACCTGTCGGTGGCCGCGTACCTGGAAGGCTTCGAGTTGGTCGAAAGTTCTCTGGACAATGTCGATGCCAACGTGCGCAAAGACACCGAGAAGTCCCTGATGGCTTACCGTCAGTCGTTGCAGGATGGTTTGCCGGTGGCCCAGGCCGAGCAGCGTCTGGAGACGGTCAAGGCCAAGTTGAAAGAGTCCGCTGGCCTGCTCGGCAGCGATGGCTTGAGCTGGTCGCTGAGCTACATTTCTGGCCTGTTGATTCTGTTGCGAGAAGGCCTGGAAGCGATTCTGGTGCTCGCGGCGATCCTCGCATTCCTGCGCAACACCGGTCAGCAATCGGCGGTGCGCAGCGTCAATATCGGTTGGGGCCTGGCGCTGCTGGCCGGGTTGGCGACCTGGGCGGTGGCGGCGTATGTGATCGACGTCAGCGGTGCCCAGCGTGAACTGCTGGAAGGCGCGACGGCGTTGTTTGCCAGTGTCATGGTGCTCTGGCTTGGCGTGTGGATGCATGACCGTCGCCACGCAGCGGCCTGGCAGGATTACATCAAGAGCAGCCTGGTGAGCGGCGGCGGGCGTTTCGGGTTTGCGATCCTGGCATTCTTCTCGGTGTATCGCGAGCTGTTCGAAGTGATCCTGTTTTACGAAACCCTGTGGTTGCAGGCAGGGCCAGCAGGGCACAACGCCGTAATGGCGGGCGGGGCGACGGCGCTGGTATTGCTGATCGGTCTGGCCTGGGTGATTCTGCGCGGTTCGGCGAAACTGCCGCTGGCGTTGTTCTTCGGCATCAATGCCGGGCTGCTGTGCGCGTTGTCGGTGGTGTTTGCCGGCCATGGTGTGAAGGCGTTGCAGGAAGCCGGGGTCTTCGGCACGCGGCCAGTGCCGTTCTTTGATTTCGACTGGCTGGGGATCCACGCTGATGCCTATTCGCTGAGTGCTCAGGCCGTGGCGATCATTGCAATCATCGTGCTGTACAGCCGTAGCCGGATGGCTGAGAAGCGGCGGGTGTCGGTTTCCTGA
- a CDS encoding AlgP family protein, which translates to MSATKKPVNTPLHLLQQLSGSLLEHLENACSQALADAEKLLAKLEKQRGKAQEKLHKSRTKLQDAAAAGKAKAQAKAKDAVKELEGLLDALKDRQSETRSYILQLKRDAQESLKLAQGVGRVQEAVGKALSLRAAKPAAAPAKKAAAKPAAAKAPAKPAAKTPVKAAAKPAAKPAAKKPVAGSAAKPAAKTTAAKPAAKPVAAKTAAAKPAARTTAAKPAAAKTAAAKPAAKSAAKPAARTAAAKPAAKLAAKPAAKPAAKTAAKTAAAKPAAAAKPATAAKPATAKPAAKPVAKTAAKTAAKPAVKKPVVAAKPAAAPAIKPATPAPVSSASPAPAATTSTTTSAPTPAASSSTGTTPTSAS; encoded by the coding sequence ATGTCGGCCACCAAGAAGCCTGTAAATACTCCGTTGCACTTACTCCAACAACTCTCGGGCAGCTTGCTTGAGCATTTGGAAAACGCTTGTTCCCAAGCCCTGGCTGACGCTGAAAAACTGCTCGCCAAACTGGAAAAGCAGCGCGGAAAAGCGCAGGAAAAGTTGCACAAATCCCGCACCAAATTGCAGGACGCTGCGGCGGCCGGCAAAGCCAAGGCACAGGCCAAGGCCAAAGACGCGGTGAAAGAACTTGAGGGTCTGCTCGACGCCCTCAAGGATCGTCAGTCCGAAACTCGCAGCTACATCCTGCAACTCAAACGCGACGCTCAAGAAAGCCTGAAACTGGCCCAGGGTGTCGGTCGTGTCCAAGAGGCTGTCGGCAAGGCGTTGTCCCTGCGTGCGGCCAAGCCAGCTGCAGCACCTGCGAAGAAAGCGGCGGCCAAACCGGCTGCTGCAAAAGCGCCGGCCAAGCCTGCTGCCAAAACTCCGGTGAAAGCCGCAGCCAAGCCAGCCGCAAAACCTGCGGCGAAAAAACCAGTTGCTGGCAGCGCTGCAAAACCGGCGGCTAAAACGACGGCTGCAAAACCTGCCGCCAAGCCAGTTGCTGCCAAAACAGCTGCGGCTAAACCGGCAGCAAGAACCACGGCTGCCAAACCCGCCGCGGCGAAAACTGCAGCGGCAAAACCAGCGGCTAAATCTGCTGCCAAACCAGCCGCTAGAACTGCCGCCGCGAAACCGGCTGCCAAGCTTGCCGCCAAACCCGCCGCGAAACCGGCTGCCAAAACGGCTGCCAAAACGGCTGCTGCGAAACCGGCTGCCGCTGCCAAGCCAGCCACTGCTGCCAAACCAGCCACCGCAAAACCGGCTGCAAAACCAGTAGCCAAAACCGCAGCCAAGACAGCAGCAAAACCGGCCGTGAAAAAGCCAGTCGTCGCTGCCAAGCCGGCTGCTGCGCCAGCGATCAAGCCAGCAACTCCGGCCCCGGTCTCCTCGGCTTCGCCCGCGCCTGCAGCAACCACCTCGACCACCACGTCTGCGCCAACGCCAGCCGCGTCGTCGAGCACCGGCACCACCCCAACCAGCGCTTCCTAA
- a CDS encoding penicillin-binding protein activator LpoB: MRTWIGMMALACAFSVQAAPKVAVADLAYQERVEQYVHTVSAQSNHSQSYYSASGSSSYEEYEATSSYIEQGELRKFTGDIKGEILRTGMFQLVQGTPYTASSKGDVYDVIKRIKAGSFKGADYVLFGTVSDIDFTRDMNELANTDSYSAVLGLTLVADFSLINTKTFEITSAFTAMGEGQDTKLVNGRDIKISLNRPRVVRDVSKALGEDVAGQLSQQLGGGGYEQPGQAPLRNNLPRDTAPVILH; encoded by the coding sequence ATGCGCACATGGATTGGCATGATGGCCCTGGCTTGCGCGTTCAGCGTGCAAGCGGCCCCGAAAGTCGCCGTAGCGGACCTGGCGTATCAGGAACGGGTGGAGCAATACGTCCACACTGTTTCGGCCCAGAGCAACCACAGCCAGAGCTATTACAGCGCCAGTGGTTCGTCCAGTTACGAAGAGTACGAAGCAACCAGCAGCTACATCGAGCAAGGTGAGCTGCGTAAATTCACCGGCGACATCAAGGGCGAGATTCTTCGCACCGGCATGTTTCAGTTGGTGCAGGGCACGCCTTACACGGCATCGTCCAAAGGTGACGTGTATGACGTGATCAAGCGCATCAAGGCCGGTAGCTTCAAGGGTGCCGACTACGTGCTGTTCGGCACCGTGTCAGACATCGACTTCACCCGCGACATGAACGAACTGGCCAACACCGACAGCTATTCGGCGGTGCTGGGGCTGACGCTGGTGGCGGATTTCAGTCTGATCAACACCAAGACCTTTGAAATCACCTCGGCCTTCACAGCGATGGGCGAAGGTCAGGACACCAAACTGGTGAATGGCCGGGATATCAAGATTTCGCTGAACCGCCCACGGGTGGTGCGTGATGTGTCCAAGGCGTTGGGCGAGGATGTGGCTGGGCAATTGAGCCAACAGCTCGGTGGCGGTGGCTATGAGCAGCCGGGGCAAGCGCCGCTGCGCAATAACCTGCCACGGGATACGGCACCGGTGATTCTGCACTGA
- a CDS encoding COG3014 family protein has product MAFRAPTLIALSAVMLLSGCSAFRNYDSELAQTNQQLASGNVDAALTLLEKNNTGADKDLLYYFEKGELLRAKGDLSGSQNAWTRADQVVGKWEDAVKLDTDKYLAQFGSFLVNDKVRRYEGYDYEKVLLTTQMALNLLAMNDFDGARTAIKKTHEREAVIAELRDKEYLKSEEQAEKEGVKTQYKDLQGYPVASLDAPDVVSLKNSYQSAFSHYLAGFVYEALGEKDLAAPGYRKAAELRPNTPLLEQALVSLDKPAKDEDSDILIVVQSGLAPSRDSIRIPLPLPISNNVVITPLSFPIIKPDTSTATFAQIGVDGQQLNLTQLNSTTAMSRRALRDDMPGIILRTTVRAITRGVAQKQINETNPLAGLAVGITSAVLEGADTRTWRTLPDNTQVVRLRLKKGEHHVSLPSAVGGSVIKVTVDQRFQVITLRAVGNQVFASGVAAHVIPSANPTTVASLKQP; this is encoded by the coding sequence ATGGCATTCCGCGCCCCCACCTTGATCGCGCTCAGCGCTGTCATGTTACTTTCCGGCTGCTCGGCCTTTCGTAACTACGATTCGGAACTTGCACAAACCAATCAGCAACTGGCTTCCGGCAACGTCGACGCCGCGTTGACTCTGTTGGAAAAAAACAACACGGGTGCCGACAAAGACCTGCTCTATTACTTCGAGAAGGGTGAACTGCTGCGCGCCAAGGGCGATTTGTCCGGCAGCCAGAACGCCTGGACCCGCGCCGATCAGGTAGTGGGAAAGTGGGAAGACGCGGTCAAGCTCGACACCGACAAATACCTGGCCCAGTTCGGCAGTTTCCTGGTCAACGACAAGGTCCGTCGTTACGAAGGTTATGACTACGAAAAAGTTCTGCTGACGACTCAGATGGCCCTCAACCTGCTGGCGATGAACGACTTCGATGGGGCGCGCACCGCGATCAAGAAGACCCACGAGCGTGAAGCGGTGATCGCCGAGCTGCGCGACAAGGAATACCTCAAGAGCGAAGAGCAAGCCGAGAAAGAAGGCGTCAAAACCCAGTACAAGGATCTTCAGGGTTACCCGGTGGCCAGCCTCGACGCGCCAGACGTGGTCAGCCTGAAAAACAGCTACCAGAGCGCGTTCAGCCATTATCTGGCCGGCTTCGTTTATGAAGCCCTGGGCGAGAAAGATCTGGCGGCGCCGGGTTATCGCAAGGCCGCCGAACTGCGTCCGAACACACCGCTGCTGGAACAGGCGCTGGTGAGTCTCGACAAACCCGCCAAGGATGAGGACAGCGACATCCTGATCGTCGTGCAAAGCGGTCTGGCGCCATCCCGCGACTCGATCCGCATTCCGTTGCCGTTGCCAATCAGCAACAACGTGGTGATCACGCCGCTGTCGTTCCCGATCATCAAACCGGATACCTCTACCGCCACCTTCGCCCAGATTGGCGTGGACGGTCAGCAACTGAACCTGACTCAACTCAACAGCACCACCGCCATGTCCCGTCGCGCGCTGCGTGATGACATGCCGGGCATCATCCTGCGCACCACCGTGCGGGCGATCACCCGTGGCGTGGCACAGAAGCAGATCAACGAAACCAACCCGTTGGCGGGTCTTGCGGTCGGCATCACTTCAGCCGTGCTCGAAGGTGCCGATACCCGTACGTGGCGTACGCTGCCGGACAACACTCAGGTAGTGCGTCTGCGCTTGAAGAAAGGCGAGCACCATGTCTCGCTGCCGAGCGCCGTGGGCGGCTCGGTGATCAAGGTCACTGTCGATCAGCGCTTTCAGGTCATCACCCTGCGCGCCGTGGGCAATCAAGTATTCGCCAGCGGCGTGGCGGCGCACGTGATCCCGAGCGCCAACCCGACCACCGTGGCCAGCCTCAAACAACCTTAA
- a CDS encoding mechanosensitive ion channel family protein, with protein MEAFKLPLPAGWGEPLWLVMQILLILLAGYIAQRVVAKCLTRLGERYPFPPQFFMPLRGGLRWLIMGSALIFVLERLGVSATVLWTALSGFVAVAAVAFFAMWSVLSNLLCAILIFTVGPFRIGDVVELVDTTDKPGVKGRVVAINLLYTTLIEAEELGTGSAMVQVPNSLFFQRSVRRWRGTDVFPSSGFEK; from the coding sequence ATGGAAGCCTTCAAGCTGCCTTTACCGGCTGGGTGGGGCGAGCCGCTCTGGCTGGTCATGCAAATCCTGCTGATCCTGCTGGCCGGTTATATCGCCCAGCGGGTGGTCGCTAAATGTCTGACTCGTCTGGGTGAGCGCTACCCGTTTCCGCCACAGTTTTTCATGCCACTGCGCGGCGGTTTGCGCTGGCTGATCATGGGCAGTGCGCTGATTTTTGTGCTGGAGCGTCTTGGCGTGTCGGCCACTGTGCTCTGGACCGCATTGTCCGGTTTCGTAGCGGTAGCGGCGGTGGCGTTCTTCGCCATGTGGAGCGTGCTGTCCAATCTGCTGTGCGCGATCCTGATCTTCACCGTCGGCCCGTTCCGCATCGGCGATGTGGTCGAGTTGGTGGACACCACCGACAAGCCCGGCGTCAAAGGCCGGGTGGTGGCGATCAATCTGCTCTATACCACGCTGATCGAAGCCGAAGAACTCGGCACCGGCAGCGCCATGGTGCAAGTGCCCAATAGCCTGTTCTTCCAGCGCTCGGTTCGGCGTTGGCGTGGTACGGATGTGTTTCCGTCCAGCGGGTTTGAAAAATAG
- a CDS encoding LysE family transporter — MVLQTWLAFFAACWVISLSPGAGAIASMSSGLRYGFWRGYWNALGLQLGLALQIAIVAAGVGAILAASATAFYAIKWFGVAYLVYLAVKQWRALPNEMNDDAAIRQIGKPMALVFRGFLVNVSNPKALVFMLAVLPQFIDPHVPLVAQYLILGVTMICVDLIVMAGYTGLAAKVLRLLRTPKQQKRMNRTFAGLFIGAAAFMATLRKAAV; from the coding sequence ATGGTGCTTCAAACATGGCTGGCGTTTTTTGCCGCCTGCTGGGTGATCAGTCTTTCTCCCGGTGCTGGCGCCATTGCGTCGATGTCCAGCGGTTTGCGCTACGGTTTCTGGCGCGGTTACTGGAACGCCCTGGGCCTGCAATTGGGCCTGGCGTTGCAGATTGCGATTGTTGCTGCCGGTGTCGGTGCGATCCTCGCGGCCTCCGCCACGGCTTTCTATGCGATCAAATGGTTTGGCGTGGCCTACCTGGTCTACCTCGCGGTCAAGCAATGGCGCGCGCTGCCCAACGAGATGAACGACGATGCTGCCATCCGGCAGATCGGTAAGCCGATGGCGCTGGTGTTTCGCGGTTTTCTGGTGAACGTCAGCAACCCCAAGGCCCTGGTGTTCATGCTCGCGGTGCTGCCGCAATTCATCGACCCCCACGTGCCGCTGGTGGCCCAGTACCTGATCCTCGGCGTGACCATGATCTGTGTCGACCTGATCGTCATGGCTGGTTACACCGGGCTGGCGGCCAAGGTGCTGCGTTTGCTGCGCACACCCAAGCAGCAAAAACGCATGAACCGCACCTTTGCCGGGCTGTTCATCGGCGCGGCGGCGTTCATGGCGACCCTGCGCAAAGCCGCGGTGTAA
- a CDS encoding ATP-binding cassette domain-containing protein, which produces MIRLQNLTLQRGPQRLLEDAELTLHAGHKAGLIGANGAGKSSLFALIRGELHPDSGDCFLPADWRIAHMRQEIETLERIAVDYVLDGDLRLREVQRDLAAAEAAHDGAAQARLHSELDSADGYTADARARKLLAGLGFTNEQMDRQVGDFSGGWRMRLNLAQALMCPSDLLLLDEPTNHLDLDAIIWLEEWLKSYPGTLMLISHDRDFLDAVVDHVAHVDQRKITLYRGGYSAFERARAERLAQQQQAYEKQQAQRAHMESYIARFKAQATKARQAQSRIKALERMEELSAAHVDSPFDFVFRESTKISSPLIDLSDARLGYGDKAVLEKVKLQLTPGARIGLLGPNGAGKSTLIKNLAGELEPLAGRLTRGENTVVGYFAQHQLDSLDAKASPLLHLQRLAPTEREQTLRDFLGGFDFRGARIDEPVLNFSGGEKARLALALIAWDRPNLLLLDEPTNHLDLEMRLALTMALQEFSGAVLVVSHDRHLLKSTTDNFYLVADGKVEEFDGDLEDYARWLVDYRQRNAPVSNTPVNPDKTDKKAQRQAAAALRQQLAPHKREADKLEAELGKLHEKLAKIDTSLGDSDIYEPMRKNDLRDLLAEQAKLKVREAELEEAWMEALELLESMQAELEALS; this is translated from the coding sequence ATGATTCGACTTCAGAACCTGACTTTACAGCGTGGCCCGCAACGTCTGCTAGAAGACGCCGAGCTGACCCTGCACGCCGGCCACAAAGCCGGCCTCATCGGTGCCAACGGCGCCGGCAAATCGAGCCTGTTCGCCTTGATCCGGGGCGAACTGCACCCCGACTCGGGTGATTGCTTCCTGCCGGCCGACTGGCGCATCGCCCACATGCGCCAGGAAATCGAGACGCTCGAACGCATCGCGGTCGACTACGTGCTCGATGGTGACCTGCGCCTGCGCGAGGTGCAACGCGACCTCGCCGCAGCCGAAGCGGCCCATGACGGTGCCGCTCAGGCCCGCTTGCACTCGGAACTCGATAGCGCCGACGGCTACACCGCCGATGCCCGGGCTCGAAAGCTGCTGGCCGGCCTTGGGTTCACCAATGAGCAGATGGATCGGCAAGTAGGAGATTTCTCCGGTGGCTGGAGGATGCGTCTGAACCTGGCGCAGGCTTTGATGTGCCCCTCGGACCTGTTGCTGCTCGACGAACCGACCAACCACTTGGACCTCGATGCCATCATCTGGCTCGAAGAGTGGCTTAAAAGCTACCCCGGCACCTTGATGCTGATTTCCCACGACCGGGACTTCCTCGATGCCGTGGTCGATCACGTAGCCCATGTCGATCAACGCAAGATCACCCTGTATCGCGGTGGTTATAGCGCTTTCGAGCGCGCCCGTGCCGAACGTCTGGCCCAGCAACAACAGGCTTACGAGAAGCAACAGGCGCAACGTGCGCACATGGAAAGCTACATCGCCCGCTTCAAGGCCCAGGCCACCAAGGCCCGTCAGGCCCAGAGCCGGATCAAGGCGCTGGAGCGGATGGAAGAGTTGTCCGCCGCGCACGTCGATTCGCCGTTCGACTTCGTCTTCCGTGAATCGACGAAAATTTCCAGCCCGTTGATCGATCTGTCGGATGCCCGACTGGGTTACGGCGACAAAGCCGTGCTGGAGAAGGTCAAGCTACAACTGACCCCAGGCGCGCGGATCGGCTTGCTCGGCCCCAACGGCGCGGGTAAATCGACCCTGATCAAAAACCTCGCCGGTGAGCTTGAGCCGTTGGCCGGTCGCCTGACGCGCGGTGAAAACACCGTCGTTGGCTACTTCGCCCAGCATCAGCTCGATTCCCTCGACGCCAAGGCCAGTCCGTTGCTGCACTTGCAGCGCCTGGCGCCGACCGAGCGTGAGCAGACCCTGCGCGACTTCCTCGGTGGTTTCGATTTCCGCGGCGCGCGTATCGATGAGCCGGTACTGAATTTCTCCGGCGGTGAGAAGGCGCGTCTGGCCTTGGCATTGATCGCTTGGGATCGACCGAACTTGTTGCTGCTCGACGAACCGACCAACCACCTGGATCTGGAAATGCGTCTGGCGCTGACCATGGCGTTGCAGGAGTTCAGTGGCGCGGTACTGGTGGTCTCCCACGATCGTCATCTGCTCAAAAGCACCACCGATAATTTCTATCTGGTGGCAGACGGCAAGGTCGAGGAGTTCGACGGCGACCTGGAAGACTACGCCCGTTGGCTGGTCGACTACCGTCAACGCAATGCCCCGGTCAGCAATACCCCGGTCAATCCGGACAAGACTGACAAGAAGGCTCAGCGCCAGGCCGCTGCCGCATTGCGTCAGCAGTTGGCACCGCACAAGCGCGAGGCCGACAAGCTTGAAGCCGAACTGGGCAAGCTGCACGAGAAACTGGCGAAGATCGATACCAGCCTTGGCGACAGCGACATTTACGAGCCGATGCGCAAGAACGATTTGCGTGATCTGCTGGCTGAACAAGCCAAGCTGAAGGTGCGTGAAGCCGAACTGGAAGAAGCCTGGATGGAAGCGCTGGAACTGCTGGAAAGCATGCAGGCGGAGCTGGAGGCACTGTCCTGA
- the lpoB gene encoding penicillin-binding protein activator LpoB translates to MFARFSFIAVIALLASGCANTSPTLGSKNISYGDTKAVETVTNEFGSTDLQMIAESMTRSLAQSGILQGRPVVQVYDVKNKTSEYIDTREITTSIKTQLMKTGVARFASDNTAMQSQVDQLKLQNQSGLYKKSTVAKTGNMIAAQYRIEGSISSIVKRSSDYKDVFYKFSLQLIDVESGLAEWMDEKEIRKTTER, encoded by the coding sequence ATGTTTGCACGCTTTTCGTTCATCGCCGTCATCGCCCTTCTGGCCAGCGGTTGCGCCAACACTTCGCCAACCTTGGGCAGCAAAAACATCAGCTACGGCGACACCAAAGCCGTGGAAACCGTGACCAACGAGTTCGGCTCCACCGACCTGCAGATGATCGCCGAATCCATGACCCGCTCCCTGGCGCAGTCCGGCATCCTGCAAGGCCGTCCGGTGGTTCAGGTTTACGACGTGAAGAACAAGACCAGCGAGTACATCGATACCCGCGAAATCACCACCAGCATCAAGACCCAGTTGATGAAGACCGGCGTCGCCCGCTTCGCCAGCGATAACACCGCCATGCAAAGCCAGGTTGACCAGCTGAAGTTGCAAAACCAGAGCGGCCTGTACAAGAAAAGCACCGTTGCCAAGACTGGCAACATGATCGCAGCCCAGTATCGCATCGAAGGTTCGATCAGCTCGATCGTCAAGCGCAGCAGCGATTACAAGGATGTCTTCTACAAGTTCAGCCTGCAATTGATCGACGTTGAAAGCGGTCTGGCCGAATGGATGGACGAAAAAGAGATCCGCAAAACCACGGAGCGTTAA
- a CDS encoding FKBP-type peptidyl-prolyl cis-trans isomerase, translated as MSRYLFLSLFVCFSVAQAGEKTAVNDAHDLAYSLGASLGERLRQEAPDLQLQALLEGLQQAYQGKPLALRDERIEQILSEHEARIAMQSPVPQSELALENEQRFLAEEKAKPGVRELTDGILLTELAPGTGAKAGPNGRVQVLYIGRLPDGSVFDQNSQPQWFSLDSVIAGWRNALQNMPVGAKWRLVIPSAQAYGADGAGDVIAPFTPLVFEVELRGATS; from the coding sequence ATGTCGCGTTACCTTTTTTTATCGCTGTTCGTGTGTTTTTCCGTGGCTCAGGCCGGCGAAAAAACTGCCGTAAATGACGCTCACGATCTCGCTTACAGCTTGGGCGCAAGCCTTGGCGAACGCTTGCGCCAGGAAGCTCCGGACCTGCAACTTCAGGCATTGCTCGAAGGTTTGCAGCAAGCGTATCAAGGCAAGCCGCTGGCCCTGAGAGATGAGCGGATTGAACAGATACTGTCCGAGCATGAAGCCCGAATTGCCATGCAATCGCCTGTGCCGCAAAGCGAATTGGCTTTGGAAAATGAGCAACGTTTTCTTGCTGAGGAAAAAGCCAAACCCGGCGTTCGCGAACTGACAGATGGAATATTGCTGACAGAACTGGCGCCGGGCACCGGTGCCAAGGCAGGACCGAATGGCAGGGTTCAGGTGCTGTATATCGGACGCTTGCCAGATGGCTCAGTGTTCGACCAGAACAGTCAACCGCAGTGGTTCAGTCTGGACAGTGTGATCGCGGGCTGGCGCAATGCGCTGCAAAACATGCCGGTTGGCGCAAAATGGCGCCTGGTCATTCCATCGGCCCAAGCCTATGGCGCCGACGGTGCCGGTGACGTGATCGCGCCGTTCACGCCGCTGGTATTCGAAGTCGAATTGCGCGGTGCTACAAGCTGA
- a CDS encoding YcfL family protein: MRFKFIAVVALALLAGCATPPPPEPGSAASKVVAMGKLKNIVVGAMRVARENGFMTVNAQLSNTSYNNKTFYYRFAWLGPEGFPVAEEETWKSQMMYGEQTSFIQAIAPTAKAVDFRLEIKTP, from the coding sequence ATGCGTTTCAAATTCATCGCTGTCGTCGCCCTGGCCTTGCTGGCCGGCTGCGCCACCCCGCCACCACCTGAGCCAGGCAGCGCTGCCAGCAAGGTCGTGGCCATGGGCAAGCTCAAGAACATCGTGGTCGGTGCCATGCGCGTGGCCCGGGAAAACGGCTTCATGACGGTCAATGCGCAGCTGAGCAACACCAGCTACAACAACAAGACGTTCTACTACCGTTTTGCCTGGCTCGGCCCTGAAGGTTTCCCGGTTGCCGAGGAAGAAACCTGGAAAAGCCAGATGATGTACGGCGAGCAGACCAGTTTCATCCAGGCCATTGCGCCAACCGCCAAAGCCGTGGATTTCCGTCTCGAAATCAAAACGCCTTAA
- a CDS encoding TIGR02444 family protein, which translates to MSSDLWSFSVITYSRRGVEGACLQLQSAGVNVCLLLCGLWLEERGVTCNKQRLQLLRDVAGPWDADVVQPLRALRLQWKAGASEDAGLDDLREQVKSLELEAERHLLSRLERLAQSWPQCEETERTAWLEGVAAGAANLNRDALHQLRVAVTGT; encoded by the coding sequence ATGTCCTCTGACCTGTGGAGCTTTTCCGTTATCACTTACTCCCGTCGCGGAGTAGAAGGTGCGTGCCTGCAATTGCAGTCGGCAGGCGTGAATGTGTGCCTGCTGCTGTGCGGGTTGTGGCTGGAAGAACGTGGAGTCACCTGCAACAAACAACGCTTGCAACTGCTTCGTGATGTCGCCGGGCCTTGGGACGCGGATGTCGTGCAACCGTTGCGCGCCTTGCGCCTGCAATGGAAAGCCGGCGCTAGCGAGGATGCCGGGCTGGATGATTTGCGCGAACAAGTAAAATCACTGGAGTTGGAAGCCGAACGACATCTCTTGTCACGGCTGGAACGATTGGCACAGAGTTGGCCGCAGTGTGAGGAGACCGAACGAACGGCCTGGCTCGAAGGTGTGGCGGCAGGCGCCGCCAACCTGAACCGCGACGCGCTGCATCAGTTGCGCGTCGCGGTAACCGGCACTTAG